The candidate division WOR-3 bacterium genome has a window encoding:
- a CDS encoding disulfide reductase, with amino-acid sequence MTKYAYYPGCTLYTKARNLDLCARKAAEKVGFELTEMPSWNCCGAIYNATSDDLAAQVGPVRNLAKASQLGEKLVTLCAACYNVLKRVQDRLDQPGNEIESERLKTFVDEKFERSVKVLHYLEVLKNDIGWDRVKEKVTKPLAKLKVASYYGCLMVRPKEVLGFDDPENPQVMDDLMRVLGAEPTKFDFKAECCGGYLVVNRREVAKAASQKILDNARAWGAEAIVTTCPLCQYNLDKLRVLTDGSLPVFYFTQLLGVAVGLNLDELGLEHSAGDPAGFLRSKGLL; translated from the coding sequence ATGACCAAGTACGCATACTACCCCGGCTGCACGCTCTACACCAAGGCCCGGAACCTCGATTTGTGCGCGCGCAAGGCGGCTGAGAAGGTCGGGTTCGAGCTGACCGAGATGCCGTCCTGGAACTGCTGCGGCGCCATCTACAACGCCACCAGTGACGACCTTGCTGCTCAGGTCGGACCGGTGCGGAACCTCGCCAAGGCCAGCCAACTGGGGGAGAAACTAGTTACCCTCTGCGCGGCCTGCTACAACGTGCTGAAGCGGGTGCAGGACCGTCTCGACCAGCCGGGCAACGAGATCGAGAGCGAGCGGCTGAAGACGTTCGTCGACGAGAAGTTCGAGCGGTCCGTGAAGGTGCTTCACTATCTTGAGGTGCTGAAGAACGACATCGGCTGGGACAGGGTGAAAGAGAAGGTCACAAAGCCGCTCGCGAAGCTGAAGGTCGCTTCCTATTACGGATGCCTGATGGTGCGGCCGAAGGAAGTGCTCGGCTTCGACGACCCGGAGAACCCGCAAGTGATGGATGACCTGATGCGGGTGCTAGGGGCCGAGCCGACGAAGTTCGACTTCAAGGCGGAGTGCTGCGGCGGGTACCTCGTGGTGAACCGCCGCGAGGTCGCCAAGGCGGCGTCGCAGAAGATACTGGACAACGCCCGCGCCTGGGGAGCGGAGGCGATTGTCACGACCTGCCCGCTCTGCCAGTACAACCTGGACAAGCTGCGGGTACTGACCGACGGCTCGTTGCCCGTGTTCTACTTCACGCAGCTGCTCGGGGTCGCAGTCGGCCTGAACCTGGATGAGCTTGGCCTCGAACACAGCGCCGGAGACCCGGCCGGTTTTCTAAGGTCGAAGGGATTGCTCTAG
- a CDS encoding heterodisulfide reductase — translation MATSHPSSELLEQLQTLSGQNVSDCYQCGCCTSGCPIGEAMDPPPSKAIRLLQLGKAQELLDSEGIWMCASCLVCGTRCPRAVDYARIAEACRALILRSKQSRVDPDTVTVPELEEIPQQAFIAAFRKSSV, via the coding sequence ATGGCGACATCCCATCCGTCATCTGAACTGCTTGAGCAGTTGCAGACGCTGAGCGGCCAGAACGTCAGCGACTGCTATCAGTGCGGCTGTTGCACGTCGGGGTGCCCGATCGGAGAGGCGATGGACCCGCCGCCGAGCAAGGCAATCAGGCTGCTCCAGTTGGGAAAGGCGCAGGAACTGCTGGACTCGGAAGGAATCTGGATGTGCGCCAGTTGCCTGGTCTGTGGGACGCGCTGTCCCCGGGCAGTGGACTATGCCAGGATTGCCGAGGCCTGCCGAGCGCTGATTCTTCGGTCCAAGCAGAGCAGGGTGGACCCCGACACCGTAACTGTCCCGGAACTTGAGGAGATACCGCAGCAGGCGTTCATCGCCGCCTTCCGCAAGTCCTCGGTATGA